The genomic DNA CACTTGCCAAGTATCTTTCAGCCGCAGCAACATTTTCCTCTTTAGAACCTGCTTTGGTCATTTCCAAACCGAAAGTTACATTCTCAAGAACGGTCAACCATGGGAACAATGAATATTGTTGGAAAATAACTGCCCTGTCACCGGATGGTTTTTTAACAACATCACCATTTGCAACGATTTCACCAGAACTTGGAGTGTCAAGACCGGCAATCAACCTTAAAAGAGTTGTTTTACCACATCCAGAAGGTCCCAATAGACATACTAATTCACCATCTTCAATGGATAAATCAATATCTTCTAAAACAGACAATTTTTCTGATTTTTTAGTTTCGAATTTTTTATAAATATTTTTAACTTCAATTGACAATCAAAACACCTACCAGAAAATCCTATCTTGAGCTTTGCTGAATACAAAGTCAAATACAAGTCCAATCAAACCGATAACAATCATACCGACAACAGTAGTACCAGTATCGAAAAGGTTTGTTGCAGTTAAAATCATATAACCTAAACCACTACTTGATCCAATCATTTCTGCAGAAATGGTACACATTAAAGCAATACCAATACCTACTTTTAAACCAGAAACAATATATGGAACAGTAGAAGGCAATACTACTCTTTTTAAAACATTCCAATCATTAGCACCAAGTGTTTGAGCAGATTCAACTAAAACATTATCTGTTCTTTTAACGCCGTCAATAGTATATACTAAAATAGGGAAAACACAACCCATAAAAATAATGAATACTGCCGGGAAAGTTCCTATTCCGAACCATAAGATGGAAAATGGAATCCATGCAACTGGTGGAATTGGTCTTAAAACACTGATAACAAAAGTACAAATATCTTCTAAGGTTTTATACCATCCAAGCAAAATTCCAAGAGGAATAGCTACTATGGATGCCAATATCAAACCAGCAAATACTTTAAACAATGTATCGATAGTATTTGTCAATAACTTACCATTTTCAATAACTACCCATGCAGAATTAACTACATCAAGTGGTCCGGGTAAGATATATGATGAAAACAAACCAAATGCATTAGTTATAAGATACCAGAAGAATATTAAAACTGCTGGTAAAATCAGTGGAATGAATTTATTCTTATAATTATCAAACATTAAATCACTTATATAAAATTTATATTATATATTAAATATTACCTATTATAATATAAAAACTTTAAATA from Methanobrevibacter sp. includes the following:
- a CDS encoding ABC transporter permease, with the translated sequence MFDNYKNKFIPLILPAVLIFFWYLITNAFGLFSSYILPGPLDVVNSAWVVIENGKLLTNTIDTLFKVFAGLILASIVAIPLGILLGWYKTLEDICTFVISVLRPIPPVAWIPFSILWFGIGTFPAVFIIFMGCVFPILVYTIDGVKRTDNVLVESAQTLGANDWNVLKRVVLPSTVPYIVSGLKVGIGIALMCTISAEMIGSSSGLGYMILTATNLFDTGTTVVGMIVIGLIGLVFDFVFSKAQDRIFW